One stretch of Gambusia affinis linkage group LG05, SWU_Gaff_1.0, whole genome shotgun sequence DNA includes these proteins:
- the dnajc28 gene encoding dnaJ homolog subfamily C member 28 — translation MSSSLLLSPWRRGFHHGRLLLLSSRRFNSDGRISRSLQESYKVLQLPAEGCSSPAEVRAAYLRLAKLYHPDCGEPTANARLFARVEEAYRAVLAHQSKTRQPDGATEDDDEDKSRGNALQHRHYLSYEGVGSGTPSQRERQYRQVRVDRAAEQVLSYRQREHERAAADGALAERDARQRSHKIKITQAVERLVEDLIQESMARGDFRNLSGAGKPLNKFQHNPYADPMTHNLNRILIDNGYQPPWVVMQRDIREGAARVRTRLLEARAQLGDPMTPAERRHWERLCGAVEEELAKLNKMVDDYNLIVPMLSMQMVHFSLAREAARAQRVAEQRRAELLQVRQEERERRKEEKKRANAAGRTPAKRRGLVSWMQSLLGY, via the coding sequence ATGAGCAGCAGTCTCCTGCTGTCGCCGTGGCGCCGGGGTTTCCATCATGGCCGCCTCCTGCTCTTGTCCTCCCGGCGGTTCAACTCGGACGGTCGGATCAGTCGCAGCCTCCAGGAGAGCTACAAGGTGCTGCAGCTGCCCGCCGAGGGCTGCAGCAGCCCGGCGGAGGTGAGGGCCGCCTACCTGCGCCTCGCCAAGCTCTACCACCCGGACTGCGGCGAGCCCACCGCCAACGCCAGGCTGTTCGCTCGGGTCGAGGAGGCGTACCGGGCCGTTCTGGCCCATCAGAGTAAGACCCGACAGCCGGACGGAGCGACGGAGGACGACGACGAGGACAAAAGCCGAGGAAACGCTCTGCAGCACAGACACTACCTGAGCTATGAGGGCGTGGGCTCGGGAACCCCGAGCCAGCGGGAGCGGCAGTACCGGCAGGTCCGTGTGGACCGGGCCGCCGAGCAGGTCCTCAGCTACCGCCAGAGGGAGCACGAGCGCGCGGCGGCGGACGGGGCGCTGGCGGAGCGGGACGCCCGTCAGCGCAGCCACAAGATCAAGATCACGCAGGCGGTGGAGCGGCTGGTGGAGGACCTGATCCAGGAGTCCATGGCCCGCGGAGACTTCCGGAACCTGAGCGGCGCCGGGAAGCCGCTCAACAAGTTCCAGCACAACCCGTACGCCGACCCCATGACCCACAACCTCAACCGCATCCTCATCGACAACGGCTACCAGCCGCCCTGGGTGGTGATGCAGCGCGACATCCGGGAGGGCGCCGCCCGGGTCCGGACCCGGCTGCTGGAGGCCCGGGCGCAGCTCGGCGACCCCATGACCCCGGCCGAGCGGCGCCACTGGGAGCGGCTCTGCGGCGCCGTGGAGGAAGAGCTGGCGAAGCTCAACAAGATGGTGGACGACTACAACCTGATCGTCCCCATGCTGAGCATGCAGATGGTCCATTTCAGCCTGGCCCGGGAGGCGGCGCGGGCCCAAAGGGTTGCCGAGCAACGGAGGGCGGAGCTTCTGCAGGTCCGGCAGGAAGAGAGGGAGcggaggaaggaggagaagaagagagccAACGCCGCAGGCAGGACTCCAGCTAAGAGGCGAGGCCTGGTGTCCTGGATGCAGAGTCTCCTCGGATACTAA
- the LOC122830820 gene encoding potassium voltage-gated channel subfamily E member 1 produces MLRFNSTELQSLLLSVLQHCLNSSGLQPPGNHTTHDALQQAAASARGRPQPEELMFILLMVGLFSFFTFGIMLSYIRSKKLESSQDPYHQYIAQDWSTVAGPPRAVAEALQRGAQDPVVLCNPAALQPLPE; encoded by the coding sequence aTGCTCCGCTTCAACAGCACCGAGCTGCAGTCTCTCCTGCTCTCCGTCCTGCAGCACTGCCTCAACAGCAGCGGCCTGCAGCCGCCCGGGAACCACACTACCCATGATGCTTTGCAGCAAGCGGCGGCCTCCGCCAGGGGGCGCCCTCAGCCTGAGGAGCTGATGTTCATCCTGCTGATGGTCGGCCTCTTCAGCTTCTTTACCTTCGGCATCATGCTGAGCTACATCCGCTCCAAGAAGCTGGAGAGCTCCCAGGACCCGTACCACCAGTACATCGCCCAAGACTGGAGCACGGTGGCGGGGCCGCCCAGGGCCGTAGCTGAGGCGCTGCAGCGGGGGGCCCAGGACCCGGTGGTCCTCTGCAACCCAGCGGCTCTGCAGCCGCTGCCAGAGTAA